TTGCAAAACTGGAGATAACATTTTGAGTATGTCATGAAAAAACTATTTCAAACCGTATCTTATCATATTAAACAACTATTTTGTAGAATAGGTTCCATGCCGGTTCATGATCAATAAATTTCTGGTTACCTTAACCAGACACTCGAATTTGATCAATCAGGTCTTTCATGCTCTTGGATTCGTCTTCCAGATTATTAACAAAACCTTTGATCTGCTCAAGTATTGCGGTGTGTTCCTGGACCGAGGCCAGGATTGAGTCGGTGCGCTCAGAATTGCTCTGGGTATAAGTATAAATGGTATTCATGGCAGTAACTACTTGATTTTTAATAGAATTCAGTTCGTTGATCTGGGAATAAACTATTTCAATTTCATTGATAGAAGATTCGATAGTACTGCGAAGTTCGTTAAAAATCATTCCTGTATCATTAACAACTGTATTTTGATCAGCAAACATATTTTTCGAATTATTTACTTCTATGATGACACTTTGGGATATATCAATAACTCTGCAGATAATACTCTGGATCTCTTTCGCATTTTTATTTGATTGAATAGCCAGTTTTTCTACTTCTCTTGCCACCACTGCAAATCCTCTACCCTGATCCCCCGCCCTTGCGGCCTCTATGGAAGCATTAAGCGCCAGAAGCTTGGTATCAGAGGCTACGTTCATGATAATATCAGTAAAATTATTAATAAGTTTAACTTCTTTACCCAGAGAGTTAACGACGATATCAATTCTGTCGACGGTTTGTCTGATACTATCTTGTTTTTTAACTAATTGAGCGACAATCTCGGATCCCTTTGTGCTCATATTGACAACGTTAACCGTAGATTCTTTCATTTTGTTAGCCGTTTCTCGTATAGTTGAGGCCCGGGTTTCGAGAATGCAAACGGAGTTAATGCCTTCTCCCGCTTTGCTGGACTGCTCTAAACTATACTCTGAGATATTTTTAACAGAATTAACGATACTCTGATTTGAAGTTACTGATTGTGTGATCATAGCAACAAGATTGGAAACTGCAGAGTCTACAATAGTAGACGTTCTTTTGGATTGTACAATCATTTTCGTGAGGCTATCAATGCTCGTTTCCAGTTGGATGGAGTATTCTTTTAGTTTTTCCTTAACCTTGCTGCCGCGGTAGATATAGATCATCAAAACTGAAATTACGAAAAAAAATGTTCCAAAATCACACAAATAAAATTCTGAGTTAATAACATGAAATTGCATCAAGGCATCATAGGTCCCGCAGAGGATTAAGGCAATTAATCCAAGACTTAATATTTTAATTTCTTTATTTTTGTGTGCAATTAATTCCCAGATCATTGCAATTGCACCCAATATAATTAAGGGTGGTAAAAGATAGTGTTTAAAGTAATAAACCTTATAAAAAGCTGATCCTAGCGTAAATGCAATTATATAGCCTATGCCGATTACCGCTATATTGAGCTTTAGAAAAAGGCTAAATATTTTTTTGAATTTGCCGATGATAATTTGTTCCAACATTGCATATCCGCTTATAATTATCAGCGGAAATCCTGACATGCCTACCCATAGACTAAGCGCTGAGTATTGTGGACTCACGATTAAACTATAAATCTCTTTTGTAAAAATAGCATTCAGCGATGTGGCTATTAAAAAAATAGCTACCGGCCAATAAGGATAGTTATTTGAATTATAGATATAGATGACCAGAAGGAGTATGGCAATTAATAAATAAACTATACTTCCAATAAAACCGGTCAAATTACTATTGTAAATCTCCTGTACAATTGTATCTCGCTCCCCGATGCGAACCGTTTTAAAAAAACCAATCTTATTTGACAGGTCGCTATAAAAACGGAAATAAATATATTTACCCAAATAATCTTTTTTTAGCCGAAGAATATGGCAACCCCATCCGTTATAACTTGCCGGACCATTTATTCGGATAGTACCTGATTTATAGATTAAAGCGTTATCGATAAATACTTCAAAAGCTAAATAACCTTTGCTTGCAAATAATCCAGGAGCTTCCCATTCTCCTTGGGGCAAACGAATGCGGAACCAAACAAAAGAGTTGCCATTATTATTAGCTCTGGTCATTGATGGTTTATTAATAGGTTTCCAGCTGAGCTCTTGATTATTTAAGTCGAAAGAATTATTACCGGTTTCGTTCAGTTGAAGATCTCCTGAATAATACTCCCAGCCTTGAGTGAGCGCTATAGTTTTGACCTTTGAAATAGTTTCTTCGGCGTTAAGTGATATACAGAGAAATCCACTGACAGCAAGTAAAAAAAGAATTGATATAGCTTGAACTTTTTTTCTATAAATACATCCGGTTGTATTAAACATATTATATATTGTATGTGAAATTTATATCGCCGTCTAATGCTTAAATCATACCCTATGCACTTTTTTGTTCGCACAAGCTAACAAACCTTAGACTAACCCCGGCTTTATTCCGGGGGGAGCATTTCATGCTGCACGCCTTCCCTGTTCCCATATCCGTTTAGCGAGAGCACTATTCAGATACCCAAGATGCCGCTTTTCATCAGCAAAATTAATTTCAATAACCGATTTTACGTTCAGTGGCAGATCCATATCTGCAGCGGCTTTATATTCGCGGTTGGTTATCTTTTCGTTACTCTCAACCGCCTGGAGCAATCCCTCGGTTCCGGTAGATCTGCGCAAGCGTGTATATCCTTCTATGAATATTCCATTAATATCCTGCACCGGTTCAACCGGGATTCCGCCATAACTACGCACCAATACTGTCAAATTGGCAATATGTCGTTCGTGATCTGCACAGAATGTTCCTAATTGACCATGGATTACCTTGTCCTTGGTCTGTTTCATCGCCTGATGATACCCCTCATCAGCGTCAAAATCCAGCTGTATTAACGAGTTGAGTATACTTATGAGAGTGCTGTTATCCATATTCCACCTCCCTTCGGTTTAATGCTATGATTATATAGCTAATATCCGCGATGACAATTGTAAATATTTCTTAACGTTACTTGATTTTGAGTGATGGATGATATTTTTCCGAAATGGATATAGCTTTAGTTAGGAGGGTTAGGGTTGGCTTAGTTTGATGACTTTTTAGCATCGGTTAAATTACTGGCTTGCCCCCTTGAAAAAAATAAAAAAAATTGAAATTAAAATACAAAAAAAGCCGAGCCTTTGTAACTGAATATATAAATTTAGAATATTGGCACTGAGAGCCGGTTACTTAACGTTAGTGGGCAAAGAGATGAAAAAGGTAGTACCTTGTAATGGTTCAGATTCAACCGAAATGACACCGCCATGTTTATTGACGA
This Candidatus Margulisiibacteriota bacterium DNA region includes the following protein-coding sequences:
- a CDS encoding ferritin codes for the protein MDNSTLISILNSLIQLDFDADEGYHQAMKQTKDKVIHGQLGTFCADHERHIANLTVLVRSYGGIPVEPVQDINGIFIEGYTRLRRSTGTEGLLQAVESNEKITNREYKAAADMDLPLNVKSVIEINFADEKRHLGYLNSALAKRIWEQGRRAA